One Picrophilus oshimae DSM 9789 genomic region harbors:
- a CDS encoding pyridoxal-phosphate dependent enzyme encodes MKIRCISCGRDRKGNELFCECGSPFEIIPDFKYYDDINRNFPYIKRFISLGEVETPVIKKHNFSMKLDYFSPTFSYKDRGSRTLISYVNDLKINEINEDSSGNAGASIAGYGAAAGIKVKIFVPENASAAKLSQIMSYGAQVIKIKGSRDDVQRAAQASDGFYASHILRPEFRDGIRTLAYEIFNQGMPDHIYVPVSAGTLLLGLYSGLKHLYESSEIKTMPKIIGVQPENISPVCSRLNNIKYDPDNNLTSIADALVSKRPVLIERMLEALYKCISVSEDEIKIARDELAASGIYVEYSSATVYAAYKKVRLDNSMLILTGNGLKNQ; translated from the coding sequence ATGAAGATAAGATGCATATCCTGCGGAAGGGATAGAAAGGGAAATGAATTATTTTGTGAATGTGGTTCTCCATTTGAGATTATTCCAGATTTTAAATATTATGATGATATAAATAGAAATTTTCCATATATAAAGAGGTTCATAAGCCTTGGCGAGGTGGAAACCCCTGTAATAAAGAAGCATAATTTTTCAATGAAGCTTGATTATTTCTCGCCAACGTTCTCATACAAGGATCGTGGTTCAAGGACTTTAATATCGTATGTTAATGATCTTAAAATAAATGAGATAAATGAGGATTCTTCAGGTAATGCCGGTGCATCAATTGCCGGCTATGGTGCTGCCGCCGGAATTAAGGTAAAAATTTTTGTTCCTGAGAATGCAAGCGCCGCAAAATTAAGTCAGATTATGAGCTATGGTGCACAGGTAATAAAAATAAAAGGTTCAAGGGATGATGTTCAGAGGGCCGCCCAGGCATCCGATGGTTTCTATGCAAGCCATATACTTAGGCCGGAGTTCAGGGATGGCATAAGAACGCTGGCATACGAAATATTTAATCAGGGCATGCCGGATCATATATATGTGCCTGTATCTGCAGGAACCCTGTTGCTCGGCCTTTATTCAGGATTGAAGCACCTTTATGAATCATCTGAAATAAAAACCATGCCAAAGATCATAGGTGTCCAGCCCGAAAATATATCACCGGTATGCTCAAGGCTTAACAACATTAAATATGACCCTGATAATAATTTAACGTCCATAGCCGATGCTCTTGTATCAAAAAGACCCGTGCTTATTGAAAGGATGCTTGAGGCACTTTATAAATGCATATCTGTATCCGAGGACGAAATAAAAATAGCAAGGGATGAGCTTGCGGCGTCAGGCATATACGTTGAGTACAGCTCGGCAACGGTTTACGCGGCCTACAAAAAGGTGAGACTTGATAATTCAATGCTGATACTCACAGGAAATGGATTAAAAAATCAGTGA
- the hsp20 gene encoding archaeal heat shock protein Hsp20, translated as MVTRRDEDDWDEIFRELYEEFGLDMRRINNEIARFWESVMKDPDKIKISGPYVYGFSYKIGPDGKPVFQEFGNVPGRRSLYEEREGYREPLTDINEDKNNIYVTFELPGVNKEDISLTVSDNNMTLSVDKGARKYYKNVNFDSEVDSNKVTAKFTNGILDVTVQKKKSEGTGRSVKID; from the coding sequence ATGGTTACAAGAAGGGATGAGGATGACTGGGATGAGATATTCAGAGAACTCTATGAGGAGTTCGGCCTTGACATGAGAAGGATCAACAATGAGATTGCAAGGTTCTGGGAATCCGTGATGAAGGATCCTGACAAGATAAAGATCTCAGGGCCATATGTATACGGCTTCTCATACAAGATAGGGCCGGATGGGAAGCCAGTATTCCAGGAGTTTGGCAACGTGCCCGGGAGGAGATCACTCTACGAGGAGCGCGAGGGTTACAGGGAACCATTAACCGATATAAATGAGGATAAAAACAACATCTACGTCACATTTGAGCTGCCCGGTGTCAACAAGGAGGATATATCATTAACCGTAAGCGATAACAACATGACGCTATCAGTTGACAAGGGTGCAAGGAAATACTATAAGAATGTAAACTTTGACAGCGAGGTTGATTCAAACAAGGTCACTGCCAAATTTACAAATGGCATCCTTGATGTTACGGTTCAGAAGAAGAAATCAGAGGGAACTGGCAGATCAGTTAAAATAGATTAA
- a CDS encoding isoaspartyl peptidase/L-asparaginase, with protein sequence MNVIMLHGGAGSTGVEQKLMEYAVKSKSGSALDSVCNAVVLMENDPCFNAGTGSCMRLDGSIQMDAAVMTSKGFGSVMAIENVKNPVLVARAVMERSPHLIMAGDGAEKFAHLLGFEKYDPSTERAAKRRENDISMILSRKIDSYNKMMETVDISKFVDTVGAVARVNGEFAAAVSTGGAPPMLRGRVGDSPVPGAGIFCGENGAVVATGVGEEIIKNMLCISIYNEIGRESLSKIVMKNISRFRYHAGVIAVSNEEYFAYSNTDMSYAALEF encoded by the coding sequence ATGAATGTGATAATGCTCCATGGTGGTGCAGGCTCAACAGGCGTTGAACAGAAATTAATGGAATACGCGGTTAAATCAAAATCAGGCAGTGCTCTTGATTCTGTATGCAATGCCGTTGTGCTTATGGAAAACGATCCGTGCTTTAATGCAGGAACGGGCTCATGCATGAGGCTTGACGGCTCAATACAGATGGACGCTGCTGTCATGACATCAAAGGGCTTTGGTTCAGTCATGGCCATAGAAAATGTGAAGAATCCTGTGCTTGTTGCCAGGGCAGTTATGGAGAGATCACCGCATCTTATAATGGCCGGTGATGGTGCCGAAAAGTTTGCGCACCTGCTTGGCTTCGAGAAATACGATCCATCAACGGAAAGGGCAGCAAAAAGAAGGGAAAATGACATATCAATGATCCTAAGCAGGAAAATTGATTCATATAATAAAATGATGGAAACAGTTGACATATCAAAATTTGTTGATACCGTCGGCGCGGTTGCCAGGGTAAATGGTGAATTTGCTGCAGCAGTTTCCACTGGCGGTGCACCGCCAATGCTGAGGGGCCGTGTTGGTGACTCACCGGTTCCTGGTGCCGGCATATTCTGCGGTGAAAACGGTGCCGTGGTTGCAACCGGCGTTGGCGAGGAAATCATAAAAAACATGCTGTGTATATCGATATACAACGAAATTGGAAGGGAAAGCTTAAGCAAAATAGTAATGAAAAATATATCAAGGTTCAGGTACCATGCTGGTGTGATAGCCGTATCAAACGAAGAGTACTTTGCATATTCCAATACAGATATGAGCTATGCTGCCCTTGAATTCTAG
- a CDS encoding aspartate ammonia-lyase: MRTEHDVIGSVELDDSVYYGINTYRAMNNFKISGIKEDDDHIKAIAMVKKAAAYGNHRAGKLNDELYSAIDQACDLVISGKYNDQFVIDVYQAGAGTSFNMNANEVIANIALERLGHKKGDYKIIHPNDTVNMSQSTNDIYPTMMRVAIMIKAPDLLESMNQLIMSLNRKGEEFSKIYKTGRTHLQDAVRVTLGDEFRAWAYALAKDMKEIKNALDYILELNIGGTAVGNGANTPDGYRDYAVEALSNMLKVNFRTSGNMMGVMQFMTDFSRFMNSLANTAIDLGKISDDLRLLYSGPGAGIREILLPAVQQGSSIMPGKINPSIPEAMNMICNSILGAQQAVNMSAKAGQLELNVFMPNIDYEITRSITILKNGMDMLRERAIDGIKPDLKHCRLHLQNSFGSAALLNPYLGYDTVAAIVERALETGENIRDLVLQTGKITEEQYDKIFSFMNE, encoded by the coding sequence ATGAGAACAGAGCACGATGTTATAGGCAGTGTTGAGCTTGATGATTCTGTTTACTATGGCATAAATACATACAGGGCCATGAACAATTTTAAAATATCAGGAATAAAGGAGGATGATGACCATATAAAGGCAATAGCAATGGTCAAGAAGGCAGCTGCCTATGGAAACCATAGAGCCGGGAAGCTTAACGATGAGCTTTACAGTGCAATAGACCAGGCGTGTGACCTGGTTATATCAGGAAAATACAATGACCAGTTTGTTATAGATGTTTACCAGGCAGGTGCAGGAACCTCATTTAACATGAACGCAAACGAGGTTATTGCCAACATAGCACTGGAAAGGCTTGGCCATAAAAAGGGCGATTATAAGATAATACATCCAAATGACACTGTAAATATGAGCCAGTCAACAAATGATATATACCCAACAATGATGCGCGTTGCAATAATGATAAAGGCTCCTGACCTTCTGGAATCAATGAACCAGCTGATAATGTCTCTTAACAGGAAGGGCGAGGAATTCTCAAAGATATACAAAACAGGAAGAACACACCTGCAGGACGCCGTTCGTGTTACACTTGGCGATGAGTTCCGTGCCTGGGCCTATGCCCTTGCAAAGGATATGAAGGAAATAAAAAATGCACTGGATTACATATTAGAATTAAACATAGGCGGAACGGCTGTTGGAAACGGCGCCAATACACCTGATGGATACAGGGATTACGCCGTTGAGGCACTTTCAAATATGTTAAAGGTGAACTTTAGAACCTCTGGAAACATGATGGGTGTTATGCAGTTTATGACTGATTTTTCCAGGTTCATGAACTCTCTTGCGAACACTGCAATAGACCTTGGCAAGATCTCTGACGATTTAAGGCTTTTATACTCGGGACCTGGAGCCGGAATCCGTGAGATACTGTTGCCGGCAGTGCAGCAGGGGTCATCAATAATGCCTGGAAAGATAAATCCATCAATACCGGAGGCAATGAACATGATATGCAATTCTATACTTGGTGCCCAGCAGGCGGTAAACATGTCGGCAAAGGCAGGGCAGCTTGAATTAAACGTCTTTATGCCAAATATAGATTATGAGATAACAAGATCAATAACAATACTTAAAAATGGCATGGACATGCTCAGGGAAAGGGCCATAGATGGTATAAAACCAGATTTAAAGCACTGCAGGCTGCATCTACAGAACAGCTTTGGATCTGCCGCATTGCTTAATCCATACCTTGGCTATGATACCGTTGCTGCAATAGTTGAAAGGGCCCTTGAAACCGGCGAGAATATCAGGGATCTTGTCCTGCAAACAGGAAAAATAACTGAGGAGCAGTACGATAAAATATTCTCGTTCATGAATGAATAA
- a CDS encoding deoxycytidylate deaminase — protein MEGIYKRPTWDEYFMRMAYLAASRSNCTRRKVGAVIVKDNQVLATGYNGPPTHAVNCDLVGCIRDELGIQSGERHELCRGLHAEQNAIIQAAVNGVSIKGAKIYVTTHPCVVCSKMLMNAYIDEIIYSEGYPDDLAKLMLLESDIKVRRFELPDSEVENIIGEYYIHKSGED, from the coding sequence ATGGAAGGTATCTACAAGAGGCCAACATGGGACGAGTACTTCATGAGGATGGCCTACCTTGCAGCCTCAAGATCGAACTGCACAAGACGCAAGGTTGGGGCCGTCATCGTGAAGGATAACCAGGTGCTGGCCACCGGCTATAATGGCCCGCCAACACATGCTGTAAATTGTGATTTGGTTGGATGCATACGCGATGAGCTTGGCATTCAGTCAGGTGAAAGACATGAACTGTGCCGCGGTCTTCATGCCGAGCAGAATGCAATAATACAGGCCGCAGTTAATGGTGTAAGTATAAAAGGTGCAAAGATCTATGTAACAACGCATCCATGTGTTGTATGCTCAAAGATGTTAATGAATGCATATATTGACGAGATTATATATTCAGAGGGTTATCCTGACGATCTTGCAAAACTCATGTTGCTTGAAAGTGATATAAAGGTAAGAAGATTTGAGCTTCCAGATTCTGAAGTCGAGAATATTATAGGAGAATACTATATACATAAATCAGGAGAGGATTGA
- a CDS encoding zinc metalloprotease, with translation MIFQETNEIINKYYKYYKYEENEYSCVFYINDPGSDDDFIKMLESLNGIGYTAFTNDDPMSIVVIRNSSTKSILLKLIMFMVTLISIAATGIIYYSYYYNIHNIYDLYGIILFSLPLLSILFIRELSKYIILKRMNIKYEMPIFVPAPGFGTLGMVNSNKRQFSTYKVSIYAGSASIFSGFFASMIFIIIGNAIGGSQMAEIIYSPLKSLNFPEIYYLGLNRILPQDVMPYPVAFAGWSGLITTAINALPVGYLDGGLIFSSIINKRFKYVSYAFLGILGIIGIIYYYYMFILIAIIIVTGLKPVTLNNIVIPKASVKALAIGAIIIIVMGFVPVPYHDYNNVSIHVYQNDYVVTPARPENVSIKVIISNNGPSLIRPEFSVSPDVKYHVLSNKSCLEPGHSGIFIIEIHKKFRPGIYKYSIYVYTGAQKLTDGINIYSLMANSGILFNNMTNPYYGVSSKNFTLNIYNTFDQSINVTILIFSTGNVYYHTGNITIDMGKSYAMKNVIINSGSSFKMDITSNGHARIWIVIIYKNYSGAMATINLN, from the coding sequence ATGATATTTCAGGAGACAAATGAGATCATAAATAAATATTATAAATATTATAAATATGAGGAAAACGAATATTCATGCGTCTTCTATATAAATGATCCCGGCAGTGATGATGATTTTATAAAAATGCTTGAATCACTGAACGGGATTGGTTATACAGCATTTACAAATGATGATCCAATGAGCATAGTTGTAATAAGAAATTCGAGCACAAAATCAATACTTTTAAAATTAATAATGTTTATGGTAACATTAATAAGTATTGCTGCAACAGGCATTATATATTACTCATATTATTATAATATTCACAATATTTATGATCTTTACGGCATCATCCTGTTTTCACTGCCGTTACTGTCGATATTATTTATAAGAGAGCTTTCAAAATATATAATTTTAAAAAGGATGAATATAAAATATGAAATGCCAATTTTTGTGCCTGCACCTGGTTTTGGTACCCTTGGCATGGTAAATTCAAATAAAAGACAGTTTTCAACATATAAAGTATCAATATATGCCGGGTCTGCATCAATATTTTCCGGATTCTTTGCATCCATGATTTTTATTATAATAGGTAACGCCATTGGCGGATCACAGATGGCCGAGATTATATATTCTCCATTGAAATCGCTTAATTTTCCTGAAATATATTACCTTGGCCTTAACAGAATTCTGCCTCAGGATGTTATGCCGTATCCTGTTGCATTTGCTGGCTGGTCTGGGCTAATAACAACGGCCATAAATGCCCTGCCAGTGGGCTATCTTGATGGTGGTTTAATATTCTCATCAATAATAAATAAAAGATTTAAATATGTTTCATATGCATTTCTCGGAATTCTTGGCATAATAGGGATAATATATTATTATTACATGTTTATTTTAATAGCAATAATAATAGTCACGGGGCTTAAACCGGTAACATTGAATAATATAGTCATACCGAAGGCATCTGTGAAGGCTCTTGCCATAGGCGCAATAATAATCATAGTCATGGGCTTTGTGCCTGTTCCCTATCATGATTATAACAATGTATCAATACATGTTTATCAGAATGATTATGTTGTTACACCTGCCAGGCCCGAAAACGTATCCATAAAGGTAATTATTAGCAACAATGGCCCATCACTTATAAGACCGGAATTCTCGGTATCTCCAGATGTAAAATACCATGTTTTATCAAATAAAAGCTGTCTTGAACCCGGGCATTCCGGCATATTTATAATAGAGATACATAAAAAATTCAGGCCCGGGATTTATAAATACAGTATATATGTTTACACAGGTGCCCAGAAGCTGACGGATGGAATAAATATATACAGCCTCATGGCAAATTCAGGCATCCTGTTTAATAATATGACGAATCCATATTACGGTGTTTCAAGCAAAAACTTCACCCTGAACATTTACAATACATTTGACCAGAGCATAAATGTTACGATATTAATATTCTCAACAGGCAACGTTTATTACCATACAGGAAACATAACAATAGACATGGGTAAAAGCTATGCAATGAAAAATGTAATAATAAATTCAGGCTCAAGCTTTAAAATGGACATAACATCAAATGGCCATGCAAGGATATGGATAGTAATAATATACAAGAATTACAGCGGTGCAATGGCAACAATAAATCTGAACTAG
- a CDS encoding OsmC family protein — MKVSFKFDPDTGFISDDEKSPVSIKNSIINNDSHHSPTELLMLAMGSCTSDDVLNILKKMRQNVKNYRCEIEGEKRDEHPRILRYAVIHYIFEGDIDPESARKAIELSLEKYCSVSIMAKRGGVDVSYYYTINNIDYH; from the coding sequence ATGAAGGTATCATTTAAATTTGATCCTGATACCGGCTTTATCAGTGATGATGAGAAAAGTCCTGTTAGCATAAAGAATTCAATAATTAATAATGATTCGCATCATTCACCAACAGAGCTGTTAATGCTTGCCATGGGTTCATGCACAAGCGATGACGTTTTAAATATATTAAAAAAGATGAGGCAAAACGTCAAAAATTACAGATGCGAGATCGAGGGTGAAAAAAGGGACGAGCATCCAAGAATACTAAGATACGCTGTAATACATTATATATTTGAGGGTGACATCGATCCTGAAAGCGCAAGAAAGGCAATAGAACTATCTCTGGAAAAGTACTGCTCTGTATCAATAATGGCAAAGCGCGGCGGCGTTGATGTTTCATACTATTACACGATAAATAATATTGATTATCACTGA
- a CDS encoding isocitrate/isopropylmalate family dehydrogenase codes for MYIKLDGNHLIIPDDVTIGYIEGDGEGTELTRAMINAVNSAIEIAYSGSKSIEWKKIYIGREAYEKYGKYLPRESIEDIRKTVFVMKGPLSSNINGHDININIKRILNLYTDVKCITGLPGLSEGKEIFIFSPSIDEVYHFSYDSEDSDMLRQYLQQSFNISIGGDSDIFLKGTSRYRIIKIASKIAEISSLYGIKRTLVADDYTGSHAPLWVYNTLNKMEMPVEIENLYNLYDEMTSESRFNIFIPDSRLSSLIIKIISARTFFGAILGDFISLFESQSRPSFTEEGYDLADPTSFLLASSMMLRRLNFNDAALILRNALNSVYSDGILPASLNLNNGLKCSDFIDAIVKRMKR; via the coding sequence GTGTACATAAAACTGGATGGCAATCATTTAATCATACCTGATGATGTTACGATAGGTTACATAGAGGGAGACGGTGAGGGTACAGAACTGACAAGGGCCATGATAAATGCTGTTAACTCTGCAATTGAAATTGCATATTCAGGATCAAAATCAATAGAATGGAAGAAGATATACATTGGTAGAGAAGCATACGAAAAATATGGCAAGTACCTGCCAAGGGAATCAATAGAGGATATAAGAAAGACAGTTTTTGTAATGAAAGGCCCGCTGAGCTCAAACATAAACGGCCATGATATAAACATAAATATAAAGAGAATATTGAATCTATACACAGACGTGAAATGCATAACCGGCCTGCCAGGGCTATCTGAAGGAAAGGAGATCTTTATCTTCTCACCGTCCATTGATGAGGTATATCACTTTTCATACGATTCCGAGGACTCGGATATGCTAAGGCAGTACCTTCAGCAGAGCTTCAATATTTCAATAGGCGGTGACAGCGATATATTCCTAAAGGGTACAAGCAGGTACAGGATTATTAAAATAGCGTCGAAGATCGCCGAGATCTCATCATTATATGGTATAAAAAGAACACTGGTAGCTGATGATTACACGGGAAGCCATGCACCACTATGGGTTTATAACACACTTAACAAAATGGAGATGCCTGTTGAAATAGAAAATTTGTACAATTTGTACGATGAGATGACATCAGAAAGCAGATTCAATATATTTATTCCTGATTCGAGGCTCTCATCATTAATAATAAAAATAATAAGCGCAAGAACATTTTTTGGTGCAATACTTGGCGATTTCATATCATTATTTGAATCACAGAGCAGGCCGTCATTCACCGAGGAGGGTTATGATCTTGCCGATCCAACATCGTTTTTACTTGCATCATCCATGATGCTGCGCAGATTGAACTTTAATGATGCCGCGTTAATATTAAGAAACGCATTAAACTCCGTTTATTCAGATGGTATTCTTCCAGCGTCATTAAATTTAAACAATGGTTTAAAATGCTCGGATTTTATCGATGCCATTGTAAAGAGAATGAAAAGATAA
- a CDS encoding ArsR/SmtB family transcription factor codes for MYDDWDFLSIFSNKTRRDILKSLCDASSYALNISRQMRISSQAVNKQIDILESMGIISPVNMQSRIGPARKVYEPGGFSTIIIDYSRSFMGIKRMELTEIAGDKKTVDEMLSELKSVNNEINEMDKKRAALVSVKDSIIKSLKEKSSMMGEFHRNIINTYIETMDAKVTASYYGLPEAMVRKLINEFKNIG; via the coding sequence ATGTACGATGACTGGGACTTTTTATCAATTTTTTCAAATAAAACAAGAAGGGATATATTAAAATCTCTCTGTGATGCGAGCTCCTATGCGTTAAACATAAGCAGGCAGATGCGTATATCATCGCAGGCGGTGAATAAGCAGATTGATATACTAGAATCAATGGGAATAATATCACCGGTTAACATGCAATCAAGAATAGGCCCTGCAAGAAAGGTCTATGAACCAGGCGGATTCTCAACAATAATAATAGATTACTCCAGAAGCTTCATGGGAATAAAAAGAATGGAACTAACCGAAATAGCAGGTGACAAAAAAACTGTTGATGAAATGCTCTCTGAGCTTAAAAGCGTAAACAATGAAATAAATGAAATGGATAAAAAAAGGGCGGCCCTTGTCTCTGTAAAGGACAGCATTATAAAGTCATTAAAGGAAAAATCATCGATGATGGGTGAGTTTCACAGAAACATTATAAATACATACATCGAAACAATGGATGCAAAAGTAACGGCATCATATTACGGCCTGCCAGAGGCCATGGTACGTAAACTAATAAACGAATTCAAAAACATTGGATAA
- the alaS gene encoding alanine--tRNA ligase, which translates to MEFDLEFFRENNFVRKQCRVCSSYFWTLDDKRSTCGDPACNGYSFINKSPVYKKYNVDEMRDEFIKFFENDSLPHKFVEPYPVVPRWRDDVLLVNASIYDFQPQVTSGLAKPPGNPIVMSQPSIRMLDIDLVGKTGRHLTSFEMLCHDSFNYDDNYIYWKDETVRYSFRFLTERLRVDPLLITYKEKPWFGGGNAGNALEVFVMGLEVATLVFMDLKEDKNGDIELEGTRYSRMPLRVVDTGYGLERLVWLSTGTPTVYESIYKRSLDYIIKNSNAEYVSPEIMARISEIAAEIDPYSDELVLSRINKTGDKKFMEMLDNIRSAYGLVDHARTLLLMFSDYVIPSNVKVGYLARMLLRRSFRFMEKIKFNGSINDIFDAVYDEFNKIIKNYDKDFINNIIKIETEKYKEMLRSAPEIIRKHINKNTISNENIAKIYDTYGIPLEIISKVFKDLTNKELDVPENFQEYLVKLHENVKKPEKTVKDYPDINTRPLYYNDTGIMEFTGIVMYSNGNEIILNQTAFYPEGGGQPADHGYFLYNGKKIEVLDVQKYGNSIVHIINGSIPEHSRIKGFVDKERRTQLMIHHSATHLLLGICRAYFGEHVWQNSVKKDIDESRLDITHYKKITEDDIKNIENMCLDAIMASKNIHVKNIEWNRAISEYGFRLFEGGFPLSDTIRVVTIDDIDSEGCGGTHLKNTKDILMLKIVSTETVQEGIQRIVFTAGPAALRYSQKLYSIINDEQEYLKVPPEKIPEQSIKLVRENIENKKMINSLERELAEIYIKNALRIDDESFYIKSNEILSRIILKYTGARNGRFIINTGSRIYISSSYNDADVIASMLSNNYSGSKRVAICDCNANENLIKEILVKIKR; encoded by the coding sequence ATGGAATTTGACCTTGAATTCTTTAGGGAGAACAATTTTGTAAGAAAACAGTGCAGGGTATGCTCCTCATACTTCTGGACGCTGGATGATAAAAGAAGCACATGCGGTGATCCGGCATGTAATGGTTATTCCTTTATAAATAAATCCCCGGTTTACAAAAAATACAATGTGGATGAGATGAGAGATGAATTCATAAAATTTTTCGAGAACGATTCACTTCCGCATAAATTTGTTGAACCGTATCCTGTTGTGCCAAGGTGGAGGGACGACGTCTTACTTGTAAATGCATCAATATATGATTTTCAGCCTCAGGTAACATCGGGTCTTGCAAAACCGCCCGGAAATCCAATTGTAATGTCACAGCCAAGCATAAGGATGCTGGACATAGACCTTGTTGGGAAAACCGGCAGGCATCTAACAAGCTTTGAAATGCTATGCCATGATTCATTTAATTATGATGATAATTATATTTACTGGAAGGATGAAACCGTAAGATACTCTTTTAGGTTCCTTACAGAGAGATTAAGGGTTGATCCATTATTAATAACATATAAGGAGAAGCCATGGTTCGGTGGTGGAAACGCAGGCAATGCCCTTGAGGTCTTTGTTATGGGCCTTGAGGTTGCAACACTTGTTTTTATGGATCTTAAGGAGGATAAGAACGGCGATATAGAGCTAGAGGGCACAAGGTATTCAAGGATGCCATTGAGGGTCGTTGATACCGGCTATGGACTGGAAAGGCTTGTGTGGCTTTCAACAGGAACGCCAACGGTCTATGAGTCAATATATAAAAGATCGCTTGACTATATAATAAAAAATTCAAATGCTGAGTATGTTTCACCAGAGATTATGGCCAGAATCTCGGAGATAGCCGCAGAGATAGATCCGTACAGCGATGAGCTGGTCCTATCAAGGATAAATAAAACCGGGGACAAAAAATTTATGGAAATGCTTGATAACATAAGAAGCGCCTATGGGCTCGTTGACCATGCAAGGACGCTGCTTTTAATGTTTTCAGATTATGTTATACCATCAAATGTTAAGGTCGGATATCTTGCAAGGATGCTCCTAAGGAGATCGTTTAGATTCATGGAGAAGATAAAATTCAATGGCAGCATAAACGATATTTTCGATGCTGTATATGATGAATTTAATAAGATAATAAAAAATTACGATAAAGACTTTATAAACAACATTATAAAAATAGAGACTGAAAAATACAAAGAGATGCTCAGATCCGCACCGGAGATAATAAGAAAACACATAAATAAAAACACAATAAGCAATGAAAACATTGCAAAAATATACGATACATATGGAATACCACTGGAAATTATATCAAAGGTCTTTAAGGATTTAACAAACAAAGAACTGGATGTTCCAGAAAACTTCCAGGAGTATCTTGTAAAACTTCATGAAAATGTAAAAAAACCGGAGAAAACTGTTAAGGATTATCCGGATATAAACACAAGACCTTTATATTACAATGACACGGGCATAATGGAGTTTACAGGCATAGTTATGTACTCAAATGGCAATGAGATAATACTTAACCAAACAGCCTTTTACCCCGAGGGTGGTGGCCAGCCGGCTGATCACGGGTACTTTTTATACAATGGTAAGAAGATAGAGGTTCTTGATGTGCAAAAATATGGTAATTCCATAGTTCATATAATAAATGGAAGCATCCCGGAGCATTCAAGAATAAAGGGCTTCGTGGATAAGGAAAGAAGAACGCAGTTAATGATACATCACTCTGCAACACACCTCCTGCTTGGCATATGCAGGGCATACTTCGGCGAGCACGTATGGCAGAACAGTGTAAAAAAGGATATAGATGAATCCAGGCTTGACATAACACATTATAAAAAAATCACTGAGGATGATATAAAAAACATAGAGAATATGTGCCTTGATGCGATCATGGCATCAAAGAATATACATGTAAAAAACATAGAATGGAACCGGGCAATATCTGAGTACGGCTTCAGGCTGTTTGAGGGTGGGTTTCCGTTATCAGATACTATAAGGGTTGTTACAATAGATGATATAGATTCTGAGGGCTGTGGCGGCACACATTTAAAGAACACAAAGGATATTTTAATGCTAAAGATTGTTTCAACGGAAACAGTTCAGGAAGGAATACAAAGGATTGTATTCACCGCAGGACCCGCAGCGTTAAGATACTCACAGAAGCTTTACAGCATTATAAATGATGAGCAGGAATATTTAAAGGTTCCGCCTGAAAAAATACCGGAGCAGTCGATTAAGCTTGTAAGGGAGAACATAGAGAATAAAAAGATGATTAACAGCCTGGAAAGGGAGCTTGCAGAGATTTACATAAAAAACGCATTAAGGATTGATGATGAAAGCTTTTACATAAAATCAAATGAAATATTATCAAGGATCATATTAAAATACACAGGGGCGCGTAATGGCAGGTTTATAATAAATACAGGCTCAAGAATATACATATCATCATCATACAACGATGCCGATGTAATTGCCTCAATGCTGTCAAATAATTACAGCGGTTCAAAAAGGGTTGCAATATGTGATTGTAATGCAAATGAAAACTTAATAAAGGAGATTTTAGTAAAGATAAAAAGATGA